From the genome of Pieris rapae chromosome 5, ilPieRapa1.1, whole genome shotgun sequence, one region includes:
- the LOC111003261 gene encoding A-kinase anchor protein 17A isoform X1, which yields MSIQVCRDTSDAVALYLPQRLYLKPFAKINISVQLPTHKVHGKSISNWELMEKLRKMIQPDSFSMLKVSKHSSEVIRFDGELENRLKLERVIARLEDRIIQLNDFPEPLKVRVCEAKSEFPSRHAWDSFFRDATDMDEMKPGERPDTIHIANLPIRWFVHDRDRNEDSPPSEKLFKKVFEKYGDIRQVDVPAADPFRLQMKESMRGILTPPQDSALYFDGYIQYSEYVSFVRCMDALRGKKLLRKNEDLADWCNILVDFDKTKHMTDAAVKRRAIVRERLSSRQRVKDDEERQEKERKAIIEAKERQQMERNEKDKLQKTREREERRKKKQLAKLMEREDVDLNKKVSEEQKKLLKVQKKLQAIRLIEELFKRIELRPELQRNGSRDERYYHASERAARSRIIDKFKRHQEKILDEQQDLLRHARDGRILIRSALETKKPRRESASSLSSEDLDHKRVKTEKLTTPERDEYKAVPGMYPNPYGYGYPFVPAPGYPFPQTSMYYPVRGAFYPPPDGYAPRRGYRGRGRGRGRARLPHFDGPHATQQYYEYFKKLSEAESRNEHDDRARSRSRRRSYSRSRSRSRSRRRSYSRSRSRSRRSRSRRSRSRSRRSRSRSRRSRSHRSRTPSRSRRSRSHSRRRSKTRSKTKHRTPSPKKDRTPERNLVSPRRSKSWSMPKEGEN from the exons ATGAGTATTCAAGTTTGTAGGGATACCTCAGACGCTGTGGCGTTGTATTTGCCACAACGTTTGTATTTAAAGCCATTcgccaaaataaatatttctgtccAGCTTCCCACTCACAAGGTACACGGCAAGTCAATTTCCAATTGGGAGCTTATGGAAAAGTTACGAAAAATGATCCAACCTGATAGTTTTTCAATGTTAAAAGTGTCCAAGCACAGTTCTGAAGTGATCCGGTTTGATGGGGAGTTAGAGAATCGTTTAAAATTGGAGCGTGTAATTGCAAGACTTGAGGACAGGATAATTCAGCTTAATGATTTTCCTGAACCATTAAAAGTTCGAGTTTGTGAGGCAAAGTCTGAATTTCCTAGTCGCCATGCCTGGGATTCATTTTTTCGAGATGCAACTGATATGGATGAAATGAAGCCTGGAGAAAGACCTGACACTATTCATATTGCAAATTTACCAATACGTTGGTTTGTTCATGATCGAGATAGGAATGAAGACTCACCACCTTCAGAGAAATTGTTTAAGaaagtatttgaaaaatatggaGATATCAGGCAAGTAGATGTACCAGCAGCTGATCCTTTTCGTCTACAAATGAAGGAGTCAATGCGTGGAATATTAACACCACCACAGGATAGTGCTCTATATTTTGATGGATATATTCAATACAGTGAATATGTAAGTTTTGTGAGATGCATGGATGCTCTAAGAGGAAAAAAGCTATTAAGGAAGAATGAAGATTTAGCTGATTGGTGCAATATTTTAGTTGACTTTGATAAAACTAAACACATGACTGATGCTGCTGTCAAACGCAGGGCTATTGTTAGAGAAAGACTCTCATCCAGGCAAAGGGTTAAGGATGACGAGGAAAGACAGGAAAAGGAGCGAAAAGCAATAATTGAAGCAAAAGaaag ACAACAAATGGAGAGAAATGAAAAGGACAAACTACAAAAGACAAGAGAGCGTGAAGAAAGACGAAAAAAAAAGCAGTTAGCCAAACTCATGGAAAGGGAAGATGTGgatcttaataaaaaagtttcagaAGAACAAAAGAAACTGCTTAAAGTTCAGAAGAAGTTGCAGGCTATAAGGCTTATTGAGGAATTGTTTAAACGGATAGag TTACGCCCTGAACTCCAACGTAACGGTTCTCGAGATGAGCGTTACTACCATGCCAGTGAAAGAGCTGCCCGATCAAGAATCATTGACAAGTTCAAAAGACATCAAGAGAAAATTTTAGATGAACAGCAGGACCTACTTCGACATGCTAGAGAtg gCCGTATTTTAATTCGTTCAGCGCTTGAAACCAAGAAGCCGAGGCGTGAATCAGCCAGTTCCTTATCTTCAGAGGATCTGGACCATAAACGGGTCAAGACCGAAAAACTGACTACTCCAGAGAGGGATGAGTACAAAGCAG TTCCAGGAATGTACCCGAATCCGTATGGTTACGGATATCCGTTTGTGCCTGCGCCCGGATACCCCTTCCCGCAAA CGTCCATGTATTACCCGGTCCGCGGTGCGTTTTATCCTCCTCCGGACGGCTACGCGCCGCGTCGGGGGTACCGAGGCCGCGGGCGGGGGAGGGGCCGAGCGAGGTTGCCGCACTTCGACGGACCGCACGCGACGCAGCAGTACTAtga atatttcaaaaaactaaGCGAAGCAGAGAGTCGCAACGAACACGACGACCGCGCACGTTCACGGTCACGCCGGCGATCGTACTCGCGGTCACGATCACGATCGCGGTCACGAAGGCGCTCATACTCACGGTCGCGATCGCGAAGCCGGCGCTCACGCAGCCGCAGATCAAGAAGCAGGAGTAGGCGATCACGGTCAAGAAGTCGGCGATCTAG gtCTCATCGCAGTCGAACACCATCAAGATCCAGACGATCCAGGTCTCATTCGCGACGGAGATCAAAAACTAGGTCAAAGACCAAACATCGAACGCCATCCCCCAAAAAAGACCGAACTCCTGAACGAAATCTTGTCTCCCCTAGGCGATCTAAAAGTTGGTCTATGCCTAAAGAAggcgaaaattaa
- the LOC111003261 gene encoding A-kinase anchor protein 17A isoform X3, whose product MSIQVCRDTSDAVALYLPQRLYLKPFAKINISVQLPTHKVHGKSISNWELMEKLRKMIQPDSFSMLKVSKHSSEVIRFDGELENRLKLERVIARLEDRIIQLNDFPEPLKVRVCEAKSEFPSRHAWDSFFRDATDMDEMKPGERPDTIHIANLPIRWFVHDRDRNEDSPPSEKLFKKVFEKYGDIRQVDVPAADPFRLQMKESMRGILTPPQDSALYFDGYIQYSEYVSFVRCMDALRGKKLLRKNEDLADWCNILVDFDKTKHMTDAAVKRRAIVRERLSSRQRVKDDEERQEKERKAIIEAKERQQMERNEKDKLQKTREREERRKKKQLAKLMEREDVDLNKKVSEEQKKLLKVQKKLQAIRLIEELFKRIELRPELQRNGSRDERYYHASERAARSRIIDKFKRHQEKILDEQQDLLRHARDGRILIRSALETKKPRRESASSLSSEDLDHKRVKTEKLTTPERDEYKAVPGMYPNPYGYGYPFVPAPGYPFPQRLRTSTTCNG is encoded by the exons ATGAGTATTCAAGTTTGTAGGGATACCTCAGACGCTGTGGCGTTGTATTTGCCACAACGTTTGTATTTAAAGCCATTcgccaaaataaatatttctgtccAGCTTCCCACTCACAAGGTACACGGCAAGTCAATTTCCAATTGGGAGCTTATGGAAAAGTTACGAAAAATGATCCAACCTGATAGTTTTTCAATGTTAAAAGTGTCCAAGCACAGTTCTGAAGTGATCCGGTTTGATGGGGAGTTAGAGAATCGTTTAAAATTGGAGCGTGTAATTGCAAGACTTGAGGACAGGATAATTCAGCTTAATGATTTTCCTGAACCATTAAAAGTTCGAGTTTGTGAGGCAAAGTCTGAATTTCCTAGTCGCCATGCCTGGGATTCATTTTTTCGAGATGCAACTGATATGGATGAAATGAAGCCTGGAGAAAGACCTGACACTATTCATATTGCAAATTTACCAATACGTTGGTTTGTTCATGATCGAGATAGGAATGAAGACTCACCACCTTCAGAGAAATTGTTTAAGaaagtatttgaaaaatatggaGATATCAGGCAAGTAGATGTACCAGCAGCTGATCCTTTTCGTCTACAAATGAAGGAGTCAATGCGTGGAATATTAACACCACCACAGGATAGTGCTCTATATTTTGATGGATATATTCAATACAGTGAATATGTAAGTTTTGTGAGATGCATGGATGCTCTAAGAGGAAAAAAGCTATTAAGGAAGAATGAAGATTTAGCTGATTGGTGCAATATTTTAGTTGACTTTGATAAAACTAAACACATGACTGATGCTGCTGTCAAACGCAGGGCTATTGTTAGAGAAAGACTCTCATCCAGGCAAAGGGTTAAGGATGACGAGGAAAGACAGGAAAAGGAGCGAAAAGCAATAATTGAAGCAAAAGaaag ACAACAAATGGAGAGAAATGAAAAGGACAAACTACAAAAGACAAGAGAGCGTGAAGAAAGACGAAAAAAAAAGCAGTTAGCCAAACTCATGGAAAGGGAAGATGTGgatcttaataaaaaagtttcagaAGAACAAAAGAAACTGCTTAAAGTTCAGAAGAAGTTGCAGGCTATAAGGCTTATTGAGGAATTGTTTAAACGGATAGag TTACGCCCTGAACTCCAACGTAACGGTTCTCGAGATGAGCGTTACTACCATGCCAGTGAAAGAGCTGCCCGATCAAGAATCATTGACAAGTTCAAAAGACATCAAGAGAAAATTTTAGATGAACAGCAGGACCTACTTCGACATGCTAGAGAtg gCCGTATTTTAATTCGTTCAGCGCTTGAAACCAAGAAGCCGAGGCGTGAATCAGCCAGTTCCTTATCTTCAGAGGATCTGGACCATAAACGGGTCAAGACCGAAAAACTGACTACTCCAGAGAGGGATGAGTACAAAGCAG TTCCAGGAATGTACCCGAATCCGTATGGTTACGGATATCCGTTTGTGCCTGCGCCCGGATACCCCTTCCCGCAAA GATTGCGGACTTCAACGACCTGTAATGGTTAA
- the LOC111003261 gene encoding A-kinase anchor protein 17A isoform X2 yields MEKLRKMIQPDSFSMLKVSKHSSEVIRFDGELENRLKLERVIARLEDRIIQLNDFPEPLKVRVCEAKSEFPSRHAWDSFFRDATDMDEMKPGERPDTIHIANLPIRWFVHDRDRNEDSPPSEKLFKKVFEKYGDIRQVDVPAADPFRLQMKESMRGILTPPQDSALYFDGYIQYSEYVSFVRCMDALRGKKLLRKNEDLADWCNILVDFDKTKHMTDAAVKRRAIVRERLSSRQRVKDDEERQEKERKAIIEAKERQQMERNEKDKLQKTREREERRKKKQLAKLMEREDVDLNKKVSEEQKKLLKVQKKLQAIRLIEELFKRIELRPELQRNGSRDERYYHASERAARSRIIDKFKRHQEKILDEQQDLLRHARDGRILIRSALETKKPRRESASSLSSEDLDHKRVKTEKLTTPERDEYKAVPGMYPNPYGYGYPFVPAPGYPFPQTSMYYPVRGAFYPPPDGYAPRRGYRGRGRGRGRARLPHFDGPHATQQYYEYFKKLSEAESRNEHDDRARSRSRRRSYSRSRSRSRSRRRSYSRSRSRSRRSRSRRSRSRSRRSRSRSRRSRSHRSRTPSRSRRSRSHSRRRSKTRSKTKHRTPSPKKDRTPERNLVSPRRSKSWSMPKEGEN; encoded by the exons ATGGAAAAGTTACGAAAAATGATCCAACCTGATAGTTTTTCAATGTTAAAAGTGTCCAAGCACAGTTCTGAAGTGATCCGGTTTGATGGGGAGTTAGAGAATCGTTTAAAATTGGAGCGTGTAATTGCAAGACTTGAGGACAGGATAATTCAGCTTAATGATTTTCCTGAACCATTAAAAGTTCGAGTTTGTGAGGCAAAGTCTGAATTTCCTAGTCGCCATGCCTGGGATTCATTTTTTCGAGATGCAACTGATATGGATGAAATGAAGCCTGGAGAAAGACCTGACACTATTCATATTGCAAATTTACCAATACGTTGGTTTGTTCATGATCGAGATAGGAATGAAGACTCACCACCTTCAGAGAAATTGTTTAAGaaagtatttgaaaaatatggaGATATCAGGCAAGTAGATGTACCAGCAGCTGATCCTTTTCGTCTACAAATGAAGGAGTCAATGCGTGGAATATTAACACCACCACAGGATAGTGCTCTATATTTTGATGGATATATTCAATACAGTGAATATGTAAGTTTTGTGAGATGCATGGATGCTCTAAGAGGAAAAAAGCTATTAAGGAAGAATGAAGATTTAGCTGATTGGTGCAATATTTTAGTTGACTTTGATAAAACTAAACACATGACTGATGCTGCTGTCAAACGCAGGGCTATTGTTAGAGAAAGACTCTCATCCAGGCAAAGGGTTAAGGATGACGAGGAAAGACAGGAAAAGGAGCGAAAAGCAATAATTGAAGCAAAAGaaag ACAACAAATGGAGAGAAATGAAAAGGACAAACTACAAAAGACAAGAGAGCGTGAAGAAAGACGAAAAAAAAAGCAGTTAGCCAAACTCATGGAAAGGGAAGATGTGgatcttaataaaaaagtttcagaAGAACAAAAGAAACTGCTTAAAGTTCAGAAGAAGTTGCAGGCTATAAGGCTTATTGAGGAATTGTTTAAACGGATAGag TTACGCCCTGAACTCCAACGTAACGGTTCTCGAGATGAGCGTTACTACCATGCCAGTGAAAGAGCTGCCCGATCAAGAATCATTGACAAGTTCAAAAGACATCAAGAGAAAATTTTAGATGAACAGCAGGACCTACTTCGACATGCTAGAGAtg gCCGTATTTTAATTCGTTCAGCGCTTGAAACCAAGAAGCCGAGGCGTGAATCAGCCAGTTCCTTATCTTCAGAGGATCTGGACCATAAACGGGTCAAGACCGAAAAACTGACTACTCCAGAGAGGGATGAGTACAAAGCAG TTCCAGGAATGTACCCGAATCCGTATGGTTACGGATATCCGTTTGTGCCTGCGCCCGGATACCCCTTCCCGCAAA CGTCCATGTATTACCCGGTCCGCGGTGCGTTTTATCCTCCTCCGGACGGCTACGCGCCGCGTCGGGGGTACCGAGGCCGCGGGCGGGGGAGGGGCCGAGCGAGGTTGCCGCACTTCGACGGACCGCACGCGACGCAGCAGTACTAtga atatttcaaaaaactaaGCGAAGCAGAGAGTCGCAACGAACACGACGACCGCGCACGTTCACGGTCACGCCGGCGATCGTACTCGCGGTCACGATCACGATCGCGGTCACGAAGGCGCTCATACTCACGGTCGCGATCGCGAAGCCGGCGCTCACGCAGCCGCAGATCAAGAAGCAGGAGTAGGCGATCACGGTCAAGAAGTCGGCGATCTAG gtCTCATCGCAGTCGAACACCATCAAGATCCAGACGATCCAGGTCTCATTCGCGACGGAGATCAAAAACTAGGTCAAAGACCAAACATCGAACGCCATCCCCCAAAAAAGACCGAACTCCTGAACGAAATCTTGTCTCCCCTAGGCGATCTAAAAGTTGGTCTATGCCTAAAGAAggcgaaaattaa